AAGCGCTTTCAGCGGAAAAACATTTCTCCCGCAGTTCACGACGATAACATATGACAATAAATATGGCATGCATactacagtgttttttttttcttccgctttctacaatgaaaaacgtttgttgttttcgtgtgtttttttttttttgaattttggaatCCTACTGGAGAAACAGATGTGTCACACATTCGATCCAAATGTGCCTAATGCTTCCAATATGTTTCAATGCACGCTGTTTTGGGAGAATCGATGAAATACTTGttctttatgttattttttcttttattctgTGTTACACAAGATGCTCCATTTGTCTACGCGAGTTGATTAACAATCTATAATTCTTATAATTCATTATCACTTGATCCGTTCTTAAATGGACCTTGAATAGGTGTTTGAGTGTGCCGAGAAGTAGTTCCATAAGTTTATCCTTAGACTCCATGTATTCTATTACGAGGAGCGGGGAGTGATGATTATCGGTGCGTTTATGTTGGTTTGCAGAGATAAAGAAGAAATTATATTTATGTTTGATAGATTTTTCAATCCAATCCTATTTGCTTCCCACATAAAATTGCTATCTTTGTGTGCTTTAGAGTGTGTCGCTCAAATTATCTGTTTGTCGTAGAGTACAATGTGAATACACCATCTCAATCCAAATAATAGGATCATTGAATAGCTTACCcttttttttcccctgttggttgtgaaccactgcgtccattatttcgaactgttgtggtataccccttttttatactacacttcaagcttatcgactacttattgatgaaggagtagactgaaagctaaagcgtgataggtgccaatcaggaataatctgtttgataaaagttataatcctgatcggcgacgcagaccaaatttccttgggctccagaatagctttatcaagatgttgaagtctgcgtctagtaagagctccgcagttacagagcaaatgttcgaggtttcgctttcggcattacaaaagcgacaaatatcatcttgtgctaaacctatgttcttaagatggtatttactcgggtgtcctgttacaagaccagtgaatgtgcttaagtctttcttattaaggcttagcagctgttgagtaattttaatactctgagtaataaattttttcgcctgtttaagttttgcaaccatccaattggctgtcacttcccggtcttcccattttttcagctcgcttttcaacacacagtcggagagaccacagaatggttctggaccagtgaacggtaagtttgagccgttcctggcaagttcatctgctcgctcgttgccctctataccgcaatggccaggattTCAGTCTTACCGAGCAAGCAAGCAACCAAATAGGACGTCGAAGCAGAGTCTAGCGACCCACACTCGGACGTTGTATAACCATGTTTCGATGAGGTACAACAGATTCATGTTAATTGACGATGAAACTTATATAAGAATGAATTTTGGGCAACTATCAACTCAAGCAATTGCCATAGCCATAGCATGAGAAGATATTACAGCTTTAAGTTCGCATTCATGGATAAATTTGCTCGGAAGTACAGGATATGATAAGGTATTTGCAGCTGTGTaacgaaaccaaagtttttGTCACAAATTGTAGGTTGTTCAAAAAATGTTTCGGGAAACTTGTGCtacttacacaaaaaaaacccgTATAATTCACACAACATATTGTTTTTCAGGgaattcattgacatttcaaggaactagaaaaaaataaaaattgctcataaatctgtacatttcgatTTGATAATCACAAAAGCTTTTTTTCgaaagaaaataattgaataaatttgcTTATGTCCATACTAATTTCATGTTTTAAATGGAACCAGAATATGACAGCGGTTGATGCATGTCGTTTACTGACAGAACAAAGTTTGTCGTTCGCTTCGTACACAACGTCATCGCACAGCTCTTAAGCAATCAATGCAAAGCATTAGGCAAAAATGGTGTAAAATTTACTTTCCGCTCCCTCATGTTTGCCATATACCTATTGAATTGCTTGACACTAACGCTCAAATCCTTTCCCCTCTTTGTGTGTGACATAGTTCGTGTACCATCACCATTACACAAAAACAATTCAGTTCAAATCACAAATAGTGGAGATAGTAGAACAAGTAACTATTTTTCGAATCGAACAggtttgttttttcttctattttactCTTtttatagatttatttgacagaAGTTTCaagcttgaaagttcattcgcctttattGCCCCTACACGCAGCATCACATCGAACACAATTGATGCATATAATTCGGGCATTAGCTTGCATGATTTCCTTCTTCGCTCATACGTGTTTTTTTCGTGACGGACAAGGTGAAACGAAGTGTATTACGAATTACTCTCCATTTGGCGACAGAATGCACTTATCAGTTGACAGAATCATAGAGACACTCTTGAAAGTTGGTTCAACTCTAttatcttcgaaatttcataGAAAGGGGTTTGAAGGGTTAAACGTATGTATGGATTTTGTTAAAATTATGTTAAAGTTGCTGTCCAATCATTCTGTGCTCAATAAACCTCTCTGTGTATCATCCCCAATAGGCAAAAATATTtcaggctagagacgaatgagctGAGGGAGCTTAAAGCGCCTATGATTGAAGACTCACTTCTTCACTCATTGACAATGCAGGCAAGCCCTGGGAATTTCTGTAGCCGCATGCGTTTGTGcgcaccggaatgtgttttcctaacacacacacacatttccAAAATGAACTGTCAACACGACGTGACGCAACAATCTGAGCCCTCCTTAAGAAAAATACAGAACTTCCAGTTGGAAAGAAATTATTAGGAATCTAAATTAGTTGCCGTACAAAAGTGGTGAGCTGGGAACAGAAGGTGTACAACTCGTCGCATTGACAGTTTATTTCGAAGACGTGTTTTTCCGTGTTTCCATTTTCCGTTGAAtttgacatgtcgattcctggtACAGCGACTCCAGTTCCTGTAATCCCATTTCATACCGATCGGTATAAACACGAGTAATACTGGACGAGTTTTTGAACTTCCTTCTTCTCATAcgcagaaatcgtaaaacaaccgttttgaacgatcgtaaagtgaagttatgcgagttagctgaggccgtaggcatttcaaaaaaaaatgagtgggatACTTTTTGCACAACATTTTGGACATAAAAAAGCTATCcacgcgatgggtgccgcgtttgctgacggtcgaccaaaaacagcggcgcgttgatactcaacagccggtttggtgtTGTTGAAGCATAATCGATCGGACACCTTTCGACTATTTTTGACAGGAATAAATGCATATTTGCCcataaaacgattgttttcattaaaaattccaGAACTTTTCAGTCACGTATATGTTTGCTTTTTTCGTAACAGCACTGGATAAATCCCAGCTGGTTCTGAAGATTTGAAGGAATCAACTGCCCAATCAACCATCGACTTAGTAAAGATAGTCCTGGCCATTTATATAACTCTAATCTCGTCTCTGATTGAGAATTGAGTTATATTGCAGACCTTTGTGTTTtcagaagttttttttattgagctTAGGAAGTCAGTGttcacccgtggccgagtggttagcgtctcacattatcatgccgggtgttcgggttcgattcccgttctggacgggggatttttcgtcagagaaatttccttcgacatacactgtggtcacgcgtattctagagctttttTTGTACTACCAAATTGGTATGATCCATTGAAAAGGCCCATAGTatttttcgatcgattcgatcgATGATTAATCTGCGAATTGGTGGTTTACGAGAAGACCGTTGCAAAATACCTTATCAGTGCAGATAGCTATTGGTCTCCATAGGTCAACCATAACGGTTGCACGTTCGCTTATTAAGCGAATGACCGTGGAACCGATTCCAGATCAATCAATGGTCTTCTAATATGTCTTTTTCAAATCTAGAGCTAGTTTAAACCCTCTATAATTCAGAACCCAGAACAGATACCGAAAGAGCGAACCAAGAGCTTCTCTGATCCATCTATAGAAAAATGACGAACTGGAATGTTGGAATGCTCGGTCAagcacaatcctgaatggtgctgTTTCAATTCTTCTTCCGTCGTTCATTGCCGTCGTTATTTTTGGAAAGCAATCAGGCCGGATTCGCACCCGATTGGTCGATTGATCGATGACGGAAGAGATTCTTACCCTGCAGCAGATCATCCCAAAAATACCGCGAGTATTGAGTTCTTCTGggccacatcttcgtcgacgtCAAAACCGTATCGACCGATCAATTGATCAATGAAAAATCATTGAAGAGCATGGCTTTCTTCGAAAGCTAACCAGACGTGTTCGAGTTTGCCTACCTTGGTTCGCAACAACTGCCGTGAAAatcgaagacgcatagtcaacAGAAGTGGTGCTTACTATACGGGCTCCACAAAGGGCTGATCTTTTAAAAGGTTGATAGTCGTGTATGATACTCGTAACGCACTTTCCAGTACTTGGTGTGTTCGAACGTTATGTACTCGAATCAATCTACTGCGGTGAACCACGAACTGATCGAACCTCAGCCAGAAAGTCGACAACACTGGATGAGTTCAATGGGCAGGATTTGTTAGTAGATTTTGATACAACAGTCCTGTACATCGAGTCCAAGACAGCAGAAGAAGAGAGACTCATGGAACGAGGTGGCTGGATTAGGTGAAGCAGGACTTTGTGAGAATTGGCGGAACCCAAGGTCGGTGATTTGCAGTCAAGGCCCAGGTTTATTGGCAAACTTGTGTTGCGAAaaagatttgatttgatttgaagcAAGATTTTCCAAGCATTTTTGAATATGGGTAGCGAATGTATCATAAGTATTGTGGAATGATAGTGCATTATTGAAGATTGTCAATTTATACATTttgtacattttttctcatgtCCCCTGTTACATCTCGCGAAAATCGACACGACATAGTTCACCCTTTCTCTCTATCTTTGTTGATATGTTGAATCATTATAACCCCGTACAAACAAAACTATGCTACTATAAAATAATTACATTGAAAGGCTATCATGAGTTTTGCCTATCACCTTCCTTGTATCAAACAAGCGTTTGAGTCTGGAACACACTTCAAGATTTCTTCTCTATCTGACACACACACTATAATACACCAAAGTCATTGTCACCAACAACTAGAGGTTCATCTCCCCGCTTCCTGTACACAACTAGTCAGCCTATTGTCCCTGCTCTTACATGGAATTAAAGTTTAAACCTTGCAGATTAACTGCTCCCGTGTTCATATTTACAGTGGTGGTATCCGGATATCGCTGACGAGACATTTGGTGGATTCCGGCGGCCGCTGCCGTTGTGAAGTCTACATGGCGTGTATCGAGGAAGCCCATCACGCCCATAGGATGTGCGTGCGGGGGACACATCAGCGGAGCGGCCGATGAAGCTGCCACTGCGGCCGCAGCCGCTGCTGCAGCTGCCGCGGCATTTGCATTCTCGTTCGCCGTCTGATGCTGCGTTTGCTGCTGCTGtgcttgctgctgttgctgttgctgctgggcGGCCTGTTGTTGCTGGGCTGCTTGTGCTTGTTGTTGCgcctgctgctgttgttgttgctgctgctgttgctgatgctgctgcagGGACATATTCAAAGCAGGCGAAGACAGGGACGTATCGTAGTGCTCCATCGAAGCATTCTCGTCACCAGTCGGCGTTGTCGACGGAGGCGGTGAAATGTTCGGTTCAAGCTTTATCCGACTTTTTATGCTAGGTCTGCTGATTGGATAACCTCGTTTCTTATACTCAAGCCAGAGAGTTCGGTTATTCACACCATACAGTCGAGCAGCTTTGCAGAAGCCAATACCGCCAAAACGAACCGCTTCAAGCGCTCGCAGGAAGTTCTCGTCACCCTGTGGATTGACGGATCTTTTCCGTTTCACTGGTTGTATGGTTGTCCCGCTCGCACTGGTAGTTCCAATTGGTGACTGATTTGCATTCGTACCTTGGCTATACACACTGTGAACCATTGCTGCCGCCGCTGCTGTCTCGTTGCCTCCCTGGGGTGACGTAGGCGTCGAGATATTAGACGAACTGTAACTATTCACCATATTATTCGGATTAACAGAGATGATCTGCGGCGAGAATGGATGCTGGTAGATTTGTACTGGCGTCGTGGGTTGCGGCGTAGGAGCATTAGAATTGTTTGTCGATGCATTGGAGAGAGGGTTACTACTGTTGCTGTTATTATTGCCACTGGCATTGTTATTCAGCGATTGGTTATCAccctgttgctgttgctgtgcTTGGTGATGTTGAGCAGCTGCCGCAGCCGCTGCCACTGCTGCCGCCTGTTGTTGGGCTTGGGCTTGTTGGTTTGCTGCTGCCGCTGCTTGCGCTGCCTGAGCggcttgctgctgctgttgatgatgCTGCTGAGCTGCCGCGTGCTGCTGCGCTTGGGCTTGCGCCTGTGCTTGCTGTTGCAGACCCAAGTTCGTCTGACACGACGCGATACCAAACCTCGAGTAATTCGTATCGATTACAGTCCATTGCCCACCTGGGAACGGAAAAGAAGGAACAAGAGAGCTTGATTATTATTTGCCTTTTATCAATTTCTGTACAAATAGTAGTTCATGTGAAGTATATCTTCTCTGAGTTGAATATGTAGTTTATGTATAGTATCTCCTCACTATCTGGAAGCGATTCTCGAAAGTGCACTTCAAGCATAGATAGGTGTTAAAACGAGGTACACACTTGTCAACCATCTTATGCTAGTTCAAATAATTATTTCTGTATCCAATTATCCGATAGTAACGGCGATACAAGTGACAAGCGGTAAACTTTCGATTTATCAGGATGGGCCACAGTGGTTGCATTTATTATTTACTGCGTGAATCACcgtatgaatataaaaaaaaatctcgtggATCGCGAAAAAAAGTAGTGATCAATTAgtgcacgcaaaaaaaagtaGGCGCCAacacaaaaacaaatgaaaattgggaaaatttaaattgcttCAATTCCCTCACACCGGCCAACTTCTTGATTAATTAATCGATTTTCTGTTCCTCTCTGCCTCGTTGCTAACCGTCTCTTTCGATCCCTCCGCGACAGTACTACTATGTGTCCGAgttgaaaaaaagttcaaataatcaaataaaaacCGAGCTCTCTTTCTCTCCGATACACGTTTTATTGGGTCATTTTGTGGGTAGGATAGTTCTCTTCTTTTCGCGTTACAACCGCACACCCAGGTGGAGCaggagttgatttttttttcatttctttgttTTCATGCTAAAGGATTTCGTGTCGGGTAAGGACCAAAAATTGGCCCCCAATCGGGGCAAACCAGATGCATGCCCACCATCACTGCGAAAATGACGCTGATGGCGATGATGAGCATAGTGATGATGGTGTGatggaaacgattttttttgtcaattgtAGCCCGCGTGACTACGATTTGCGGTACATCCCACAAATTTGTATTGGAGAAGTGACTCTCTTTTTTTTGCTGCCGCAGTTCATTGGACAAAATTAATTATTACGCATTTGGTCTGAAAATCGCTGGAAATGTGTTCGGTGGTGTGGTAGTGTCACACCAGAAAATGGCATCAGACTGTACAGTTTGAGCCGAAGAAAAGAGGGCCCATACCTTTTTCTAGAAAGTACAAATTACAAACATCAAGCTGTTAAATGACTGTAGATGAGATATTAGTTTTGAACTATTGATCCAAATGATAACAACAATAGTGATGAGATGTATGAAATATATAAATAGACTTCGTTTAGTCACAGACAAAAGTATAGTTAAAAGCATAGATGATTCAAGAGATTTCGACATCGTCCCGATTCAGAATAGTCGATTGCTAACCGGAACTAATGCAAATTTGCTCCAAAAACAATTTGTGCAAGAAACTTATTATTGCTTCAATAAAACAATTTAAATATAACACTGAAGATGGTGAaccattttccagatttttaggaaaaaaaacaaaagcatcatttttataggaaaatatacattcattcaattatatatacaccgttctgtttcacaatctttcgtcgTTTTGTACACAGCTTGACGGGTGGAGTAGCaaaaattccaacatttttatattccatttgtttatttatttaggctcatttacattttagctgtaacataaccggatttattcgtgtacatgttacatgttttatcgtttctataaaaaattttctctttattatagtgactttcaacacatttcggctggttcatcacttttacttccatttttggaagaatgtcgggagtgagaattgaactcgtgatctctgcgtgagaggtatgaatgttaccactacgccagatcgcctccgtttCTATAAATTGCAAATTGTGCGTTTTAGAGGGAATTAGTAGTCGAAAATCTTGTCAAAAAAATAGTAAAGTAAGTAGTATGAGTCTAAAGAAAATTTCTCCGCCTTCTCTACAGAATCcgattgaaattttgatatattgtcaaaatttcaatCGCATGAAAAGCCCAGCAAAAATGAGAATTATCAAAATCTTTTACACGTTTCTTTCAATGTAATTCTTGCAGCTGAAACTAGCTGGGGCGAAAGCGTAAGAAGCGAcgaaatttttggaaataatttcaATGTATTTCGGTACGACCGCAACTAATCGTTATCCCAGAAGAAGTCTGGAGGAGGGATCTTCATTGCCATCAatgcaaatttcacttctgAAGAACTTACAaccgaaaaacaaaaataatttgaaccgtatatttcccacccgaacatgcaaataaaaagtcgcatgaattttttttttcaaacggcaAATCGAATTACAGAAAAACTAGAACCAGAAGTGAAATTGCACATCTATGGCGActcaatcaaaataaagtagacttCATTCCCGATAACGACAATGAACACATTCTACTTCCAGTcgtcggggaaaatgaaaccctacattatttattgggttggggaaaaagaaatgtcgtatattgtcaatatatgtcAACACTTAaatatatcttgtgttgtactaatcgcatcgggtcatactatacggctatttaaagacgacaatatgTGCTacaagcagggttgccacatttaattctgtaaaattttctgaaaaaatctgtacatctggatttttagtcaaaaaatctgtataaaaaatctgtatcgaaaagttaagggaacaaaatgaaaatgaaggtttattttaactttttttcttaTACATGGGTTGTTCAAGTCGTGTcagtacaacaaaataaatcaaagtTTTTCGCCTCTGAACTGTATGAtgtttttacatggttttgttgaaccttGCCTTCAAACTTTCCATCAACTTCATCCTTGGCGCTCCTCCTTGAGCtgatacatagttcttcgctttcaaaaAAGGTTCCTTAATTCTGGGAGCCAACCGActtccggactttgttttgttggcattgtaaaacaaaaattttcactCAACAAATCctgatgaatgttatcaaaaatgtCTTACAAACTATCtcagcaatggatacaaaaattccCTATCGCGCCTTTCATCCAACATTCAACAGCTAAGACCAAGTTATATCCGAGTTCCATAAGATTCGGCTTGAGTAATCTGAATTCGTTATTCAAACCCTGTCTATTACCTTCTTCggcgaattgaggaaattggcacaTCAAACCATTAATCATAGCTTGACAAAATTTTAGGGTTATCAATTATGTTTCACCAGTTCAATATTGAAGTCACGACAAAACgatttgaagatcaacttaCTAGCTGCATTcaatcctttttcagcttcttcagaaagtcttcaaaatctttcacatcaaggtcagcatccgtgaatcgttgcacgtagcaCTCCAAGCATAAGTTACCAAACATGATAAACAATAGCAGTCTtatctcattataaagttcgtAAAATTGAGAACTTCCTGATTGAAAAGTGCGattgacgttattgatgagcggtggAACAATGTTTTGGAAcagcataatcggtttagtcctagaatcgtttaaatgagtcaatatacgattggcggattgattattttcatatttaacttggaacgaaaaataaagtttaagctcttcaattcGCTCAAGATTTCTCTTAACAaccatctcgttgcgttgcgttcatcatttttataaatcaaggtatctacgaggtctgttcaaaaagtatcgcgacttacGAATTTATGTGGGTTACGTATAAtcgattatatattttttgtggcattatgttggtactcatgtctctcaatTATgatgacaagtacggctattttaaATGTTCAATTAGTTTTTGACAACTgattttcttacacgtgttttggttcatcttcgatttttgcccattgcaaaaatggatcaaagaatctgtatcaaatttcgcactgtaataaatttaatattgaaaaattgaattttaaaaaaatctgtaaattctgtagaCAGCATctgtagaccggcatgtgagcactcgctcgattggccaggaactgggtatagatcataaaaccgtttggaatttgcagaagattggattccaaaaaatgctgaatgtatgggtgccacacgagttgacgcaaaaaaatcttttagactgaatcaacgcctgcgatgcactgctgaaacggaacgaactcgacccatttttgaagaagatggtgactggtgataaaAATTGAATcgcgtacgacaacctaaagcgaaaaaagcgaAACCcaaagcccggattgacggccaggaaggttttgctgtgtgtttggtttgattggaagggaatcatccactatgagctgctcaactatggccagaccctcaactcggttctctactgtgagcagcttgaccgtttgaggcaggcgattgaccagcagcggccagaaatgatcaataggaatggtgttgttttccaccaggacaacgctcggcctcacacatctttgacgACCCGCCaaaagctacgggagctcggatgggatgtcctattgcacccactgtatagtccggacctggctctaagccattatcatctcttccggtccatgcaaaacgctcttggtgatactaagttggcctcaaaagaggcttgcgaaaactggctctCTGGCTGtttgacgaaattgcacatctcgCTCTCTTATGAAATAAATCAcgtaaaaaattcccaaaattattatttagacctattattcactaacatcaccgacgacttttttgtgaatgagtccatgactcccctttggaaaaatgaaaaatttcacacagcaattgaatactAAATCTTTATACATTACAGACAATTGCCCATCCACTGGGAGTACgaagaagtaccggaatacAACAAGACGAACCttgaagcaatcaaatgtagcctacaaACCATAGAATGGCAAGctttattaaacagcgaacgGGATGTCAACATATCCGTACATATTCTTCCCGAAATTCTGAATAACttaatatcagaatttgtgccgaagaaattcaaccagcaaatatcctatttggtaTAATGCTCAAATAAGGAATTTATAGAATAGAAAACAGAAAatccacaaaaaatacaaaatagacaaaagtaaTAAAAATTAGCTGGATAActacgtaaagtctaagctcaaaagcaataactatccatcgcagatgcatctcgatgaagaTGTAGTGATTAGGACAACAAGAAATATGCCATGCATTAAAGAAATAAGACGGAACGAAAGGACCAGAAtctgacggaatagcacctgtATTTCTGAAGATTTCTGACGTACGTGATTATCGAAGAATTGCCATTATctgaaaaagtcttccaacaagtaaataatagaataatgtgtatgcaacatggcttcttcaaatgCAGTTCAACTGCAACTTATCTGTTGGCATTTGTGACATtcattttgaatgcaatggaaaatgccaaacactgacttcagtaaagcatttgaccgcatcgacattccattactactcttcaaattgcagaaatctggaatggaacaaggactcttaaactggctcaattcttatctaacaaattgtgaacaaattgttcattttcaaaattctctctcAAATTCAGTAAAAGTTACTTCGGGAGTCCCataaggctctcatcttggtcatcttcttttcattctgtacgttaatgacatctccttcgttcttaAGCGTACTTGTGTACAAGCTGTGTATGCAgtcgacatgaagcttttcgcggaaattggtaatgaacacgacatcgaagcattccaaaacgaaatacatgtattccacaCTTGGTGTAgtaaaaatctactaaaaccaaataccaaatattgtaatacgtcttggaaacgcttctcacataacttccaggactcATACACAATAAAGTTTTTTATATCACATATATAAGgcccattctggaatactgtaacaacgattggaacccgtatatggtcgtacatggaGAAcacattgagtcagtccagaaaatttgaattggacctcatttccacttccttcatatgaagcacgctgcatgctcataaacatccaagcaCTAAAAGAACGCCATAAATTTGCAATCAgctgaattaataaaaaaaataaatttctatgtacctggtcGTCAACTAAAaacacgcaatttgtttctaaccaaaacatccagaacaaattgtGCAAacaacgcccctatcaatcgcatgatgcatATATACAATCGGTTGTGATCGTGTATGTATCAACTGCGAAAAAGTAGAAGAGTATGTGCCAAGATACACGGACGGAAACTTGACGCAGGACAATTGTTGACTTCGAAGACAAAAAAGCATTCAATTTTGCTTAATATGCATCTGAAATCCCTTAATTTTtcgtatagaaatcaaagacgtagtcctacgtcgaaaggCCGAAGCGATAGATGTTGTAGCAAGGGTTgccaatattttgtttttcaaaaaactgaaagatTGCTCTTTAAAAAAAGTGAGTCCTATGGAATCGTTATATTTTAACCCTTTctttacggcagtgtgctccgtcggagtgctaccgctgaacggaacATTGCGCCGagaagtatgcacatcgcgctggtgtgatcgatgtgcagtatcacactgatgtcgtctaaagacgacgctcgtagtgaaagggttaagaaGATCGGgtttgatttatctaaaatcttttttttcacttattccaatataaaaaaaatagaaaaatagaatttccttcgaagcGTATGTAGTTCGTAAAATAGAGAAATAAACCATTAATCAACCATTCGAGCAGACCAAAATAACGTTTCCCACCTCTCGAACGTGTCATAACTCAAAATATTTGCACAATATATTTTGTAGGCATTTTGGCATACTCTCCACGAGATTTTTCAGGTGCTGCCGAACAAGATCTTACCAGACTTCCTCTTAAGACCTTaaagcatttgttttttttttgtgactcTAGTATCGGGTATCCAGAATTGCACACGAACGCATAGAATAACCACTGAAAGTGTGTGAAGACGCCGAAAACCGGTGAAACCAGTGAACGTTACCGAGAACAATTGATCGAATCGAACCTATACTCCAAAAACGACCGGAATATCAGAAAAGGCAATACAACATGATTTTTCTTGCTGACAATGCCCCGTCAAACCGATCAAAATCGGCCAGGGAAACGGTTGAGCTACCCAATTGGGATCATCCGCAGTCGCTTATTCACCAGACTTGAC
The Toxorhynchites rutilus septentrionalis strain SRP chromosome 2, ASM2978413v1, whole genome shotgun sequence genome window above contains:
- the LOC129764367 gene encoding protein tramtrack, alpha isoform isoform X1, with translation MSVQQYCLRWNNHQPNFISVFSSLLHSESLVDVTLAAEGRQLQAHKVVLSACSSYFQSLFTANPCQHPIVILKDVQYNDLKTMVDFMYYGEVNVSTEQLPQVLKTAEMLKIKGLAEMPDASAVCKADPGKLEHPDLVGAGLGPGGTGAPDSIWGSAESQQQQAVAQQQQTQQQQYHQQLQAQQPQLRRTPSPTTNMSPAARRKRLRKTSTGSGSLSTDRIQQQQQQQHHHQQQQQQQQDEHGTNADGTINIVPHLHIQQQVDNISYSTSHSALASLAGAAGGAGNNIRIIKESPSSDVDQQQHESSQESVDETGHHIPSIIKTEDLSGVTQTIPMDISATSTSVAAVNIPQSQSQHSGGQWTVIDTNYSRFGIASCQTNLGLQQQAQAQAQAQQHAAAQQHHQQQQQAAQAAQAAAAANQQAQAQQQAAAVAAAAAAAQHHQAQQQQQGDNQSLNNNASGNNNSNSSNPLSNASTNNSNAPTPQPTTPVQIYQHPFSPQIISVNPNNMVNSYSSSNISTPTSPQGGNETAAAAAMVHSVYSQGTNANQSPIGTTSASGTTIQPVKRKRSVNPQGDENFLRALEAVRFGGIGFCKAARLYGVNNRTLWLEYKKRGYPISRPSIKSRIKLEPNISPPPSTTPTGDENASMEHYDTSLSSPALNMSLQQHQQQQQQQQQQQAQQQAQAAQQQQAAQQQQQQQQAQQQQTQHQTANENANAAAAAAAAAAAVAASSAAPLMCPPHAHPMGVMGFLDTRHVDFTTAAAAGIHQMSRQRYPDTTTVNMNTGAVNLQGLNFNSM